The Ensifer adhaerens genome contains a region encoding:
- a CDS encoding Crp/Fnr family transcriptional regulator — protein MPETQSTVAPPAAPPLASLTRPPRVPARSRVVGENFTLLFEGGRNRSLFRVLDGCIVLSQLLDDGRRQITDVLGPGRLFGFTVEGRNIATAETLSIARIETLGDAELHATNPAVASELKTTLHRLQTHATLLGRKTASEKVASALVELSRLFNRSGRSGAPARLCFHLHLTRADLADWLGLTVETVSRCLNRFKREGLIDFSHPKSMRVLDPERLETAAGLTRQRTASGVQPQN, from the coding sequence ATGCCCGAAACCCAATCCACGGTCGCCCCACCCGCGGCCCCTCCCCTTGCGTCCCTGACCAGACCGCCACGTGTTCCAGCTCGCAGCCGTGTGGTCGGCGAAAACTTCACACTGCTCTTTGAAGGTGGCCGCAACCGCTCGCTGTTTCGCGTGCTCGATGGCTGCATCGTTCTCTCCCAGTTGCTCGACGACGGCCGCAGACAGATCACCGATGTGCTCGGTCCAGGCCGGCTTTTCGGTTTCACAGTCGAGGGCCGCAACATTGCCACGGCAGAGACATTGAGCATCGCGCGTATTGAAACCCTCGGCGACGCCGAACTTCACGCAACCAATCCGGCTGTCGCCAGCGAGTTGAAGACGACGTTGCATAGGCTACAGACGCATGCCACTCTGCTTGGCCGCAAGACCGCGAGCGAGAAGGTGGCCAGTGCTCTGGTCGAATTGTCACGCCTGTTCAATCGCAGCGGTCGCAGCGGCGCCCCTGCCCGATTGTGCTTTCACCTGCACCTTACCCGAGCAGATCTTGCCGACTGGCTCGGCCTTACCGTCGAGACCGTCAGCCGGTGTCTCAACCGCTTCAAGCGCGAAGGTCTGATCGACTTCAGCCATCCAAAGAGCATGCGTGTGCTCGATCCCGAACGCCTTGAAACCGCTGCCGGCCTCACCCGCCAGCGGACGGCCAGCGGCGTGCAACCCCAGAATTGA
- a CDS encoding RHE_PE00001 family protein, which yields MRYQIPDPYHPTLLPLLISAEDALARLDERTNRHAVEDGFRERGHFFDAAAALWVAGELVHVEDLVLHDAHMDARAPTHELTIAHSVIRARRRIWLGEPGWAFSPQGIAALRGEQLAPANAGALPAEAGPEPQSHATGNDRDLEVDDDEDGNPMAAEFAAIDAAIARSQQLLEAHDKDTLEVAERAARVTAQEPMGQLGLLFDEEWDEDARIDEWRQVVATADKLPASLGAVLLFDAWERIEPLRRQHWLGSLLVGAYLRSRGKITSHLLAFNAGQKVVRHERRRSQDPATRWSAFLEAMAVTADLGLKELDRLSLAKTQMEMRIRDRRSNSSLPALIELVLSRPIVSATLVAQHVGVTPRGALNLVRELGIREMTGRGRYRGWGVL from the coding sequence ATGCGATACCAGATCCCCGATCCCTATCATCCGACACTGCTTCCGCTGCTGATTTCGGCAGAAGATGCCTTGGCGCGACTGGACGAGCGAACAAACCGTCATGCGGTCGAAGACGGTTTTCGTGAGCGTGGCCATTTCTTCGACGCGGCGGCGGCGCTATGGGTTGCCGGAGAGCTCGTCCATGTCGAGGACCTCGTGCTGCACGATGCCCATATGGATGCGCGTGCCCCGACGCATGAATTGACGATTGCCCATTCGGTTATTCGCGCGCGGCGGCGCATCTGGCTGGGCGAGCCCGGATGGGCGTTTTCGCCTCAGGGGATCGCCGCCCTTCGAGGCGAACAGCTTGCACCAGCGAATGCCGGCGCTCTGCCTGCAGAGGCAGGGCCGGAGCCGCAATCTCACGCCACCGGCAACGACCGCGATCTTGAGGTGGACGACGACGAGGACGGCAATCCGATGGCTGCCGAGTTCGCGGCCATCGATGCAGCGATCGCCCGGTCACAGCAGCTGCTGGAAGCGCACGACAAGGATACGCTCGAAGTCGCCGAGCGCGCGGCACGCGTGACCGCACAGGAGCCCATGGGACAGCTAGGCCTGCTCTTTGACGAGGAATGGGACGAAGACGCGCGGATCGACGAATGGCGACAGGTGGTCGCAACCGCAGACAAGCTGCCGGCCAGCCTTGGCGCCGTACTGCTCTTCGATGCCTGGGAGCGGATCGAGCCGCTGCGTCGCCAGCACTGGTTGGGCTCGCTGCTCGTTGGCGCCTATCTGAGATCACGCGGGAAGATCACCTCGCATCTCCTCGCCTTCAATGCCGGACAGAAGGTCGTCCGCCATGAGCGGCGGCGCTCACAAGACCCAGCGACACGATGGAGTGCCTTCCTGGAAGCGATGGCGGTGACCGCGGATCTCGGGCTTAAGGAACTCGACCGTCTATCGCTGGCCAAGACCCAGATGGAGATGCGCATCCGCGATCGCCGCTCCAACAGCAGCCTGCCGGCGCTGATCGAGCTGGTTCTGTCGCGACCGATCGTTTCCGCCACGCTCGTCGCCCAGCATGTCGGCGTGACGCCGCGCGGTGCATTGAACCTTGTGAGGGAACTGGGCATCCGTGAAATGACCGGCCGCGGACGTTACCGCGGCTGGGGTGTGCTTTAG